Proteins encoded by one window of Archaeoglobus veneficus SNP6:
- the cofC gene encoding 2-phospho-L-lactate guanylyltransferase, translating to MVHIVIPFRPSNPKSRLADYLSEGERQRLAVCMLKDVLSAVRDYPTSVLASELPADLRDEIEPFADLIVDPRPLDEAVNAVLQPETAVIMSDLPLINRKIVKGFVETEGDVVIAPGRKGGTNMLLVRIPFRVSYHYGSFLKHVKMAKKAGAKVSVYDSFFASVDIDTYDDLLEVMLHGRGETKRFLSELGFRIVMEKEPRLIREV from the coding sequence ATGGTGCACATCGTCATCCCCTTCCGCCCATCGAACCCGAAATCGAGGCTCGCCGACTACCTGAGCGAAGGAGAAAGGCAAAGACTTGCAGTCTGCATGCTTAAAGATGTTCTTTCGGCTGTTCGCGATTATCCTACATCGGTTCTCGCAAGTGAGCTTCCTGCAGACCTGAGGGACGAAATTGAACCATTTGCCGACTTAATTGTTGACCCCCGCCCTCTTGATGAGGCAGTCAATGCCGTTCTGCAGCCGGAAACAGCCGTTATAATGTCGGATCTCCCTTTAATTAACAGAAAAATCGTTAAAGGCTTTGTAGAGACAGAAGGGGATGTCGTGATAGCTCCGGGAAGAAAGGGTGGAACCAACATGCTGCTTGTCAGGATTCCTTTCAGGGTGTCTTACCACTACGGAAGTTTTCTCAAGCACGTTAAAATGGCCAAAAAAGCTGGAGCAAAGGTTAGCGTTTACGACTCGTTCTTCGCCAGCGTTGACATCGACACCTACGACGACCTGCTCGAGGTTATGCTTCACGGGCGGGGCGAAACAAAGAGGTTTCTCAGTGAGTTAGGTTTCAGGATAGTGATGGAAAAGGAGCCGCGCCTGATTAGGGAAGTCTAA
- the cofH gene encoding 5-amino-6-(D-ribitylamino)uracil--L-tyrosine 4-hydroxyphenyl transferase CofH: MQELDLIKNPFETFKLADELRKEAAGEEVTYVVNRNINFTDICVNSCRFCSFRNRRNFLLSLDEIRRKVEEAVDYGCTEVCMQGGLHPNADLDFYISILDTVRDVSKSIHIHAFSPMEVLHAARMSGLHYEDVLKEMKRAGLNSMPGTAAEILDDSIRAKICPEKLSANQWVEIVKSAHRLGIPTTATMMYGHIETWEQRIRHIKLIREIQEETGGFTEFIPLPFMWRNNSLGRVAKGSSGFEDLLVIAVARILLYPAIKNIQASWVKLGVKLAQAALFVGANDLGGTLMEENISKAAGSTSGEFLSVEELEAVIERAGRIPRQRDTLYRKL; this comes from the coding sequence ATGCAGGAATTAGACCTGATTAAGAACCCGTTCGAGACATTCAAGCTTGCAGACGAGTTGAGGAAAGAAGCTGCTGGAGAAGAGGTAACTTACGTTGTAAATAGAAACATCAACTTCACAGACATATGCGTCAATAGCTGCAGATTCTGCTCGTTCAGAAACAGAAGGAACTTCCTGCTCTCCCTTGATGAGATAAGAAGAAAGGTTGAGGAAGCAGTTGACTATGGATGTACCGAAGTGTGCATGCAGGGAGGACTCCATCCCAACGCTGACCTCGATTTCTACATCTCGATACTCGATACAGTCAGGGATGTTTCAAAAAGTATCCATATCCATGCGTTTTCACCAATGGAAGTCCTCCACGCCGCGAGGATGAGTGGGCTGCACTACGAGGATGTGCTGAAAGAGATGAAGCGCGCTGGTCTCAACTCCATGCCTGGAACCGCCGCAGAAATTCTTGACGATAGTATAAGGGCTAAGATATGCCCGGAAAAACTCTCAGCAAATCAATGGGTCGAGATAGTCAAATCTGCCCACAGACTTGGAATTCCCACCACTGCTACCATGATGTACGGCCACATTGAGACGTGGGAGCAGAGGATAAGACACATAAAGCTCATCAGAGAGATACAGGAGGAAACAGGTGGTTTTACGGAGTTTATACCTCTTCCGTTCATGTGGCGCAACAACAGCCTGGGCAGGGTGGCGAAGGGCAGTTCGGGCTTCGAAGACCTTTTAGTTATAGCCGTTGCGAGAATTCTGCTGTATCCTGCAATAAAAAACATTCAGGCTTCGTGGGTTAAGCTTGGGGTAAAGCTTGCTCAGGCAGCCCTTTTCGTTGGAGCCAATGATCTTGGAGGTACGCTGATGGAAGAGAACATATCAAAGGCTGCTGGCTCAACGTCTGGTGAATTTCTGAGTGTAGAAGAGCTGGAAGCAGTAATAGAGCGGGCTGGCAGGATACCAAGGCAGAGAGACACACTTTACAGAAAACTATAG
- a CDS encoding flavin reductase family protein, producing the protein MLEYLYPIRTYLIVSGTEKPNVMTADWVVPLSFNPPMLGVAIGHSRYTHRLIKEHGEFVVAVPTLELLREVWMAGTISGAERDKCEILALTFVPSKKVSVPSIKECQANIECRVVKDVETGDHTFFVGEIVDASHGDAFRRGVDVESYRFILHAGFGRKFTTNTHEIYEP; encoded by the coding sequence ATGCTCGAGTATCTATACCCCATCAGGACGTACCTTATTGTTTCAGGCACCGAAAAGCCCAACGTTATGACCGCAGACTGGGTGGTACCACTTTCCTTCAACCCTCCAATGCTCGGTGTTGCAATAGGACATTCGAGGTACACTCACAGACTAATAAAGGAGCACGGAGAATTCGTCGTTGCAGTTCCCACGCTCGAACTGCTCAGAGAAGTATGGATGGCCGGAACTATCAGCGGTGCTGAGAGAGATAAATGTGAGATTCTTGCGCTGACCTTCGTGCCTTCAAAGAAGGTCTCTGTTCCGTCGATTAAAGAGTGTCAGGCCAACATCGAGTGCAGAGTCGTTAAGGACGTTGAAACGGGCGACCACACGTTCTTCGTTGGTGAAATCGTAGACGCAAGCCATGGCGATGCGTTTCGCAGGGGTGTGGATGTGGAAAGCTACCGCTTTATCCTCCATGCGGGCTTCGGAAGAAAGTTCACTACCAACACCCACGAAATTTACGAACCCTGA
- a CDS encoding HisA/HisF family protein: MKVYFVMDILNGEVVRAVRGERQNYRPVHLTSRVVTSSDPLEVVSTLNPKRVYVADLDAIMGRGSNVNTITSMIPLCEELIADCGFRSVEDTVDLPFTPVLGSETFDLRKIEDGFYVSLDVRDGLMDASNSFNNVEEAVEWLNSFRLKGVIVLSIGNVGTLFPNFRLVEKVVGLSTNPVLAGGGIRSVEDIERAEKMGCDGVLIATAVHEGLIPPDVLR, from the coding sequence GTGAAAGTCTACTTTGTAATGGACATACTGAACGGCGAGGTTGTGAGGGCTGTAAGAGGGGAGAGGCAGAATTATCGACCTGTTCACTTAACGAGTAGAGTTGTGACGAGTAGCGATCCGCTCGAGGTCGTAAGCACGTTGAATCCAAAGAGAGTTTACGTTGCAGACCTCGACGCAATAATGGGCAGGGGGAGCAACGTAAACACAATCACATCAATGATTCCCTTGTGTGAGGAGCTGATTGCCGACTGCGGATTCAGAAGTGTTGAAGATACAGTAGACCTGCCGTTTACACCAGTCCTCGGAAGCGAGACGTTTGACCTCAGAAAAATCGAGGATGGATTTTACGTGAGCCTCGACGTAAGGGATGGGCTTATGGATGCTTCGAACTCCTTCAATAACGTTGAAGAGGCAGTAGAATGGCTTAACTCCTTCAGGCTGAAGGGCGTAATAGTCCTGAGCATCGGAAACGTTGGGACTCTCTTTCCCAACTTCAGGCTCGTGGAGAAAGTGGTGGGATTATCTACCAATCCTGTGCTTGCAGGCGGCGGAATAAGGAGTGTGGAGGACATCGAAAGGGCTGAAAAGATGGGATGCGACGGCGTTCTCATTGCCACAGCCGTTCACGAGGGTCTGATACCGCCGGATGTTCTGAGGTAG
- a CDS encoding ATP-binding protein: protein MRIAVASGKGGTGKTTIAVNLAYFNSLPLFDLDVEEPNDHIFIAGDVKKEEPVYRPVPVVDSAKCTLCGKCREVCQYNAIVVLKDSVVIFPEICHSCGACSYFCPEEAISENGRQVGKIVEVEGDIKLVYGELAIGEASPVPLIREVKKKVAEKAILDCPPGVSCPMVESIRDADFVVLVAEPSPLSMHDLKLAVEVVRSFNRPFGVVINKHGLPFDIESYCTNEGMPILGRIPFSPEIAKAYSRGKLLFEYKQVFKDIYRTIRDTTEVD from the coding sequence ATGCGCATCGCCGTCGCGTCCGGAAAAGGTGGAACAGGGAAAACAACAATTGCCGTAAACCTCGCTTACTTCAACAGTCTGCCTCTCTTCGATCTCGATGTAGAGGAGCCAAACGACCACATATTTATCGCAGGAGACGTAAAAAAAGAAGAACCCGTTTACAGACCCGTCCCGGTTGTCGATTCTGCAAAGTGCACACTCTGCGGGAAATGCAGAGAAGTGTGCCAGTACAACGCAATCGTTGTCCTGAAAGATTCAGTGGTCATATTTCCGGAAATCTGCCATAGCTGCGGAGCATGCAGCTACTTCTGCCCAGAAGAGGCCATAAGCGAAAATGGAAGGCAGGTCGGAAAAATAGTCGAAGTTGAGGGCGATATAAAGCTCGTTTACGGTGAACTGGCCATAGGGGAAGCATCACCTGTACCGCTAATCAGAGAAGTTAAGAAAAAAGTAGCAGAAAAAGCTATCCTCGACTGCCCGCCTGGCGTCTCGTGTCCGATGGTGGAGAGCATAAGGGATGCAGACTTTGTCGTGCTCGTTGCAGAACCTTCACCGCTCAGCATGCACGATCTGAAGCTTGCTGTTGAAGTTGTCAGGAGCTTTAACAGGCCCTTTGGCGTCGTTATAAACAAGCACGGTTTGCCGTTCGACATAGAGAGCTACTGCACGAATGAAGGAATGCCTATTCTTGGCAGAATCCCCTTCAGCCCAGAAATCGCGAAGGCTTATTCAAGAGGAAAGCTCCTCTTTGAATACAAACAGGTTTTCAAGGATATTTATCGAACAATCAGAGATACTACGGAGGTGGATTAA
- a CDS encoding NifB/NifX family molybdenum-iron cluster-binding protein — MRIAASTTKGGLDDVVTDIFGRAPCFTIVDVKDGKVGSFEVVKNESAAASGGAGIAASQLMVDRDVDAVLTGKLGPNAYNVLNAAGIKVYMAAGIKVSEAVEKLLRGELEEITAPSGGKGGGMGRGMGRGMGRGMGRGRF, encoded by the coding sequence ATGAGAATTGCTGCTTCAACAACGAAAGGTGGACTTGACGACGTGGTTACGGACATTTTTGGAAGAGCACCGTGCTTCACAATCGTTGACGTGAAAGACGGAAAGGTCGGTAGCTTCGAGGTTGTGAAGAACGAGAGCGCTGCGGCGAGCGGTGGGGCTGGTATCGCCGCTTCACAGCTCATGGTTGACAGAGATGTGGATGCTGTTCTGACAGGAAAACTCGGACCCAACGCCTACAACGTTCTGAACGCTGCCGGCATTAAGGTATACATGGCGGCAGGAATAAAAGTCAGCGAAGCTGTGGAAAAGCTGCTCAGAGGCGAGCTCGAAGAGATTACGGCTCCGTCTGGAGGGAAAGGCGGAGGAATGGGAAGAGGTATGGGACGAGGCATGGGTAGGGGGATGGGCAGAGGAAGGTTTTAG
- a CDS encoding thioredoxin family protein, with protein MRRLLPVLGTILIFSSLIIGCTQNQVEMKTETGAKITETENLNENETVKVFFYYSPRCPSCVKIKPYMNLLREEVQGIKFDFCDVSNKSLCSNESLWVAKHIGLFGVPTAVFIQGDRVAVFVGWKKVAKLGVYLEELGFEVPEVVYGNTSYDVQECIDCHEGRGINPPSTYSCTYCCHMAQIQQAQNQTQNVTQGS; from the coding sequence ATGCGACGCCTGCTGCCCGTGCTTGGGACAATTCTGATATTCAGCAGCCTGATCATCGGCTGCACCCAGAACCAGGTGGAAATGAAAACCGAAACCGGAGCGAAAATCACTGAAACTGAAAATCTGAACGAAAATGAAACGGTAAAAGTGTTCTTCTACTACTCACCCCGTTGCCCGAGTTGCGTGAAGATAAAACCCTATATGAATCTGTTGAGGGAGGAAGTTCAGGGCATAAAATTTGATTTCTGCGATGTCTCTAACAAGAGTCTCTGTTCCAACGAAAGTCTGTGGGTTGCCAAGCATATTGGCCTTTTCGGTGTGCCCACGGCCGTATTCATACAAGGGGACAGGGTGGCAGTCTTCGTGGGCTGGAAAAAAGTGGCAAAGCTTGGGGTGTATCTCGAAGAACTTGGCTTCGAAGTGCCTGAAGTCGTGTACGGAAACACCAGTTACGATGTCCAGGAGTGCATTGATTGTCATGAGGGACGTGGAATCAACCCGCCCTCCACGTACTCCTGCACTTACTGCTGCCACATGGCTCAGATTCAGCAGGCACAGAATCAGACTCAGAACGTAACTCAGGGTTCGTAA
- a CDS encoding endonuclease III domain-containing protein, producing MDWQKFISTMESEAKKRSAPVFTLKDFLKTPFQHLVFAVLSSRTRDEQTAKVAKKLFERVKKPEDLATMPVEEIERLIRGVGFYRVKARKLKELAKVLVEMGSVPDTYDELVKLPGVGRKTANVVLASAFGKAAIGVDTHVHRVSNRMGLVRTKKPEETENELKKIIPRELWTRVNRAMVGFGQTVCRPLKPLCDECPFTDWCPKNGVKKG from the coding sequence GTGGACTGGCAGAAGTTCATTTCGACGATGGAGAGCGAGGCAAAGAAGAGAAGTGCTCCGGTTTTTACCCTGAAGGATTTCCTCAAAACCCCATTTCAGCATCTCGTTTTTGCAGTTCTGAGCTCAAGAACAAGGGATGAGCAGACTGCAAAGGTCGCAAAAAAGCTTTTTGAAAGGGTGAAGAAGCCAGAAGACCTTGCAACGATGCCAGTTGAGGAGATAGAGAGGTTGATAAGAGGCGTAGGATTCTACAGAGTGAAAGCAAGGAAGCTAAAGGAGCTTGCAAAGGTTCTCGTAGAAATGGGCTCGGTTCCCGACACCTACGATGAACTCGTGAAGCTTCCGGGGGTTGGCAGAAAGACCGCAAACGTCGTCCTCGCGAGCGCCTTTGGCAAAGCAGCGATAGGTGTAGATACCCATGTCCATAGAGTTTCAAACAGAATGGGGCTCGTCAGGACGAAGAAGCCGGAAGAAACGGAGAACGAACTCAAGAAAATTATACCCAGAGAACTCTGGACGAGAGTGAACAGAGCAATGGTAGGTTTCGGCCAGACAGTATGCAGACCTCTGAAACCACTATGCGACGAGTGTCCCTTCACAGACTGGTGTCCAAAAAACGGCGTTAAGAAAGGTTGA
- a CDS encoding ribose-phosphate diphosphokinase has translation MRIIAGTSSPLLAKRIADELNVPLAKTTFKRFPDGELYVKVEDVDNEVIVVQSVTSNDDLVCLMLLFDALESCDITAVVPYMGYSRQDRKFFDGEAISIRAVARLIESYANKVISVNLHSREAASHFRKLEEVDAMELIGEHYRDEDVVMISPDFGSLERVKRAAKAAGCEFDYLEKRRIDAEHVEITPKSLDVEGRRVVIVDDIISTGGTIVEAAKALRAEKVEAACVHAVLASNALNKLYAAGVARVVATDTIERAVSELSVATLIAEKLRS, from the coding sequence ATGCGGATCATCGCGGGCACATCATCGCCACTGCTTGCCAAAAGGATTGCAGATGAACTGAACGTACCGCTCGCAAAAACTACTTTCAAGCGCTTTCCTGATGGCGAGCTGTATGTAAAGGTCGAGGATGTTGACAACGAGGTAATCGTGGTTCAGAGCGTAACGTCAAACGACGACCTCGTCTGTCTCATGCTTCTCTTTGATGCTCTCGAATCGTGCGATATAACAGCAGTCGTGCCATACATGGGGTATTCGAGACAGGACAGGAAGTTTTTTGATGGTGAAGCGATCAGCATACGGGCCGTTGCGAGGCTCATCGAAAGCTACGCGAACAAGGTTATTTCGGTCAATCTGCACAGCAGAGAAGCGGCAAGCCACTTCAGGAAGCTTGAAGAGGTCGATGCAATGGAGCTGATAGGAGAACACTACAGAGACGAGGATGTTGTCATGATCTCACCAGATTTTGGCTCGCTGGAGAGGGTAAAGCGCGCAGCCAAAGCTGCTGGATGCGAGTTCGATTATCTGGAAAAGAGGAGAATCGACGCGGAACACGTTGAAATCACTCCAAAGAGCCTCGACGTTGAAGGAAGAAGGGTCGTGATAGTTGATGACATAATATCGACCGGAGGAACTATTGTCGAGGCTGCGAAAGCCCTCAGAGCAGAGAAAGTTGAAGCTGCATGCGTTCATGCTGTTCTTGCGTCGAACGCTCTCAACAAGCTCTATGCTGCGGGCGTTGCAAGAGTTGTTGCGACAGACACAATCGAGAGGGCTGTAAGCGAACTCAGTGTTGCGACGCTGATTGCTGAAAAGTTGCGCTCGTGA
- a CDS encoding DUF7343 domain-containing protein — MGSKAREKILELLMIRKSDGIMQSEICSELRLSKSTVSEILADLEKKGEIVRERIGRAYRIWHANFAPFPVKGQVRVGVLRAAEYPHVLLAAEEVNARVIVFDNALELTRSLALGSIDIGVSPLITQVLFGLLLKSLKIHAVVAYNGSGVVSRKKIEKARTFATTELSAMENNLKLFLERTGIEAVKIRYFSSAERMIAAYEQGEFDAIAVWEPYFTLLDGYKYEFREVVGEFPCCSMASNANFYSEHKQLVVEFTEKIRACLRSMSEEQAVEVVKRLGFKEIGDECIKGAIKNYRFSAEIDTEDVKYLENYGIKLTEENIRTLIVSL, encoded by the coding sequence ATGGGGTCGAAGGCAAGGGAGAAAATTCTGGAATTGCTCATGATCAGAAAAAGCGACGGGATCATGCAGAGCGAGATATGCAGCGAGCTCAGACTTTCGAAGTCCACAGTTTCGGAGATTCTGGCCGATCTCGAGAAGAAGGGAGAAATAGTAAGGGAGAGGATAGGTAGGGCTTATAGAATCTGGCACGCGAACTTTGCACCTTTTCCTGTAAAAGGTCAGGTGAGAGTTGGTGTGCTGAGAGCAGCAGAATATCCTCACGTGCTCCTTGCGGCAGAGGAAGTAAACGCAAGGGTAATCGTCTTCGATAATGCCTTAGAGCTAACGAGGAGTCTTGCGCTTGGCAGCATAGACATCGGCGTTTCGCCACTTATCACTCAGGTTCTATTTGGTCTTCTGCTCAAGTCTTTAAAGATTCACGCAGTTGTGGCGTACAACGGAAGTGGCGTCGTAAGTAGAAAGAAAATAGAGAAAGCCAGGACTTTTGCAACTACGGAGCTTTCGGCCATGGAGAACAACCTCAAGCTTTTCCTCGAAAGGACTGGCATAGAAGCCGTAAAAATAAGGTACTTCAGTTCAGCAGAAAGGATGATTGCAGCGTATGAGCAGGGAGAATTTGACGCCATAGCGGTTTGGGAGCCGTACTTTACGCTTCTCGATGGCTACAAGTACGAGTTCAGAGAGGTAGTAGGTGAATTTCCCTGCTGTTCCATGGCTTCAAATGCTAACTTCTACAGCGAACACAAGCAACTTGTCGTGGAGTTTACGGAGAAGATCAGGGCATGCTTGAGGAGTATGAGTGAAGAACAAGCCGTTGAAGTGGTGAAGCGTCTTGGCTTTAAGGAGATAGGAGACGAGTGCATAAAAGGGGCAATTAAAAATTACCGCTTCTCTGCGGAAATAGATACGGAGGACGTGAAATACCTCGAAAACTACGGGATAAAACTGACGGAAGAGAACATCAGAACTCTGATAGTTTCCCTGTAG
- a CDS encoding Mrp/NBP35 family ATP-binding protein has translation MAELKTDDEIEETIKRKMAHIKRKIAVMSGKGGVGKSTVTALLAVHLAKQGKLVGILDADFLGPSIPKLFGLERKKPLSSIDGIEPILSPKYAIRIMSMQFVTPEAAAVIWRGPMISRVLQDFLAHVSWGNLDYLIIDMPPGTGDVPITVMQEVPLDGVVMVATPHDLTANIVERAINMARTMDAEVLGIVENMSYYRCPDCGRIARFGNSAALLARKYGLKIIASIPLEEDLARYGDAGVIEEYKTDYFEGIEL, from the coding sequence ATGGCTGAGTTAAAGACCGATGATGAGATTGAAGAAACGATTAAGAGAAAGATGGCACACATAAAGCGAAAAATCGCCGTAATGAGTGGAAAAGGTGGCGTTGGAAAGTCCACCGTCACAGCACTCCTTGCCGTCCATCTGGCGAAGCAGGGCAAGCTCGTTGGTATACTCGATGCTGACTTTCTCGGCCCGAGCATACCGAAGCTATTCGGGCTCGAAAGGAAAAAACCACTTTCGAGTATCGACGGAATAGAGCCTATTCTGAGCCCCAAATACGCGATAAGGATAATGTCGATGCAGTTCGTGACTCCCGAAGCAGCTGCGGTGATATGGCGTGGGCCCATGATTTCGAGAGTCCTTCAGGACTTCCTTGCACACGTCTCGTGGGGAAATCTCGACTACCTCATTATCGACATGCCCCCCGGCACAGGAGATGTGCCGATAACCGTGATGCAGGAAGTTCCACTCGACGGTGTCGTGATGGTGGCAACGCCCCACGATTTAACTGCAAATATTGTTGAAAGGGCAATAAACATGGCGAGGACGATGGATGCTGAAGTTCTCGGCATCGTGGAGAACATGAGTTACTACCGCTGCCCGGATTGTGGAAGGATTGCGAGATTCGGCAACAGCGCAGCCCTGCTCGCAAGAAAGTACGGACTGAAAATCATAGCGAGCATACCGCTCGAGGAAGACCTTGCAAGGTACGGGGATGCCGGGGTAATAGAGGAGTATAAAACAGACTACTTTGAGGGAATAGAGTTGTAG
- a CDS encoding (5-formylfuran-3-yl)methyl phosphate synthase, whose product MLVLVSPADVQEAIESIEGGADIIDVKNPAEGSLGANYPWVIRDIAKVVKEHGKEVSATIGDMDFKPGTASLAAFAVASCGANYVKVGLYGVRRKDEAFKLVRAVVNAVNEFGSKVVVAGYADFRRIGSISPLELPEVVRNAGAHGVMVDTAVKDGSRLFDHMGVEELATFVELAHSNDLFCALAGSIQFEDIPVLKKLGADIVGVRTAVCENGRNSKIRRELVAKLVEVARS is encoded by the coding sequence ATGCTCGTGCTCGTAAGTCCGGCAGACGTTCAGGAGGCCATTGAGTCCATTGAGGGTGGAGCAGACATAATAGACGTGAAGAACCCTGCAGAAGGGTCGCTGGGTGCGAACTATCCATGGGTTATAAGAGACATCGCAAAAGTCGTGAAGGAGCACGGCAAAGAAGTCAGCGCGACAATTGGTGACATGGACTTCAAACCCGGAACTGCAAGCCTTGCAGCCTTTGCCGTAGCTTCCTGCGGAGCCAACTACGTGAAGGTCGGGCTTTACGGAGTTAGGAGGAAAGACGAAGCTTTTAAGCTTGTCAGGGCTGTTGTAAACGCAGTCAATGAATTTGGCTCAAAGGTCGTCGTTGCAGGCTATGCAGACTTCAGGCGAATAGGATCCATCTCTCCTCTCGAGCTTCCTGAAGTCGTTCGCAACGCTGGAGCTCACGGTGTTATGGTTGATACCGCTGTTAAGGACGGCAGCAGGCTTTTTGACCACATGGGGGTTGAGGAGCTTGCGACCTTCGTTGAGCTGGCGCACTCAAACGACCTTTTCTGCGCCCTTGCCGGATCCATACAGTTTGAGGACATCCCCGTTCTAAAAAAGCTGGGAGCAGATATTGTCGGTGTGAGGACTGCCGTGTGTGAGAACGGGAGAAATTCGAAGATCAGGCGGGAGCTTGTGGCGAAGCTGGTTGAGGTGGCGAGATCGTAA
- a CDS encoding ATP-binding protein: protein MKQITVISGKGGTGKTTITATFAYLAGNSVIADCDVDAPNLHILLKPRIMREEPFMGGRKAFITSDCNACGLCYELCRFDAIVPGDIYSVDETRCEGCALCFNACPSKAVEMRVAQSGKIFISETDYGPMVHALLNPGEENSGKLVSEVREKAKLIAEEKKAKLLLLDGAPGIGCPVIASLANTDIAVVVAEPTLSGISDMGRVLDLAEHFRVESVVIINKHDLNPDVVKEIEKLCATKGVEVLGKIPYDASIPEQLSKLSFPFEGEAAKAIADVWECLM from the coding sequence ATGAAACAGATCACAGTCATCAGCGGAAAGGGTGGGACTGGAAAAACCACTATCACTGCCACCTTTGCCTACCTTGCAGGCAATTCAGTAATTGCAGACTGCGATGTAGATGCCCCTAACCTCCACATACTGCTGAAACCAAGAATTATGAGGGAAGAACCGTTCATGGGTGGCAGAAAAGCATTCATCACCAGCGACTGTAACGCATGCGGGCTATGCTACGAGCTCTGCAGGTTTGATGCTATAGTCCCCGGAGATATTTATTCTGTGGATGAAACAAGATGCGAGGGGTGTGCGCTCTGCTTCAACGCCTGCCCCAGCAAAGCGGTGGAAATGAGAGTTGCGCAGTCGGGGAAAATCTTCATTTCGGAGACGGATTACGGCCCGATGGTTCACGCACTGCTTAATCCTGGTGAAGAGAACAGCGGTAAGCTCGTGTCTGAAGTCAGAGAAAAGGCAAAGCTTATAGCAGAGGAGAAAAAAGCGAAGCTGCTGCTGCTCGATGGGGCTCCTGGCATTGGCTGTCCAGTGATAGCCTCGCTGGCAAACACAGATATCGCAGTAGTCGTAGCAGAACCCACGCTTTCGGGCATATCCGACATGGGGAGAGTCCTCGACCTTGCAGAACATTTCAGAGTGGAGAGTGTGGTGATAATAAACAAGCACGACCTCAATCCCGATGTGGTTAAGGAGATAGAAAAGCTGTGTGCCACCAAAGGAGTTGAAGTGCTGGGTAAAATACCATATGACGCATCAATTCCAGAACAGCTTTCGAAACTCAGCTTTCCGTTTGAAGGAGAAGCCGCAAAGGCCATAGCCGATGTCTGGGAGTGCCTGATGTAG
- the cofG gene encoding 7,8-didemethyl-8-hydroxy-5-deazariboflavin synthase subunit CofG, translated as MEHSVVVTYSRNVFLPLTNACRNECKYCGFRSSNPVIMDFDEIKAVLNKAKGASEVLLTFGERPDVHRRIKEKLGEMGYSSFMDYLLDVCRFAITKGFLPHTNAGVLDKGELKALRRYNASMGLMLEQAVELECHSNSPGKKPEVRIRVIKDAGKLQIPFTTGILVGIGEKMEDRIYSLEVIADIHENYGHIQEVIIQNFSPKNGTPMENTPPPTAQEMLEVVKAARRILPPDVTIQIPPNLVEDIYPFVKAGARDLGGISDITPDYINPEHPWPELDRIERCLRGEFVLKERLPIYPKYIKLGWYGNEVSHLIHLLSDEEGYRCRN; from the coding sequence GTGGAGCATTCTGTAGTTGTAACATACTCGAGAAATGTGTTCCTTCCCCTGACAAACGCGTGCAGAAATGAGTGCAAATACTGTGGATTCCGCTCATCGAATCCAGTAATTATGGATTTTGACGAAATAAAGGCTGTTTTGAATAAAGCAAAGGGAGCGAGTGAAGTTCTGCTTACCTTTGGTGAAAGACCGGATGTACATAGGCGGATAAAGGAGAAGCTTGGAGAAATGGGTTACTCCAGCTTTATGGATTACCTGCTCGATGTCTGCAGGTTTGCAATAACGAAGGGCTTTCTCCCCCATACAAACGCCGGAGTACTGGATAAGGGGGAGCTTAAGGCGTTAAGGCGGTACAACGCCAGCATGGGGCTGATGCTTGAACAGGCAGTGGAACTGGAGTGCCACTCCAATAGCCCCGGAAAAAAGCCGGAAGTAAGGATCAGGGTGATAAAAGATGCAGGCAAATTACAGATTCCCTTCACAACAGGCATACTGGTTGGGATTGGCGAAAAAATGGAAGACAGAATTTACAGTCTCGAAGTGATTGCCGACATTCACGAAAACTACGGCCACATACAGGAAGTCATAATCCAGAACTTCAGTCCAAAGAATGGGACACCAATGGAGAATACTCCACCACCTACTGCCCAGGAGATGCTTGAAGTGGTAAAGGCAGCGAGGAGAATTCTCCCACCAGATGTGACGATTCAGATTCCACCAAACCTCGTTGAAGACATCTATCCATTCGTAAAGGCTGGGGCAAGAGACTTGGGAGGAATTTCAGATATAACGCCCGACTACATCAATCCGGAGCATCCGTGGCCGGAGCTTGATAGAATAGAAAGGTGTTTAAGGGGAGAATTTGTGCTGAAGGAACGTTTGCCCATATATCCCAAATACATAAAGCTCGGCTGGTATGGAAATGAAGTTTCTCACCTCATTCATCTCCTTTCCGACGAAGAGGGGTACAGATGCAGGAATTAG